The sequence AGCAGGACCGCGCCCCCGGTGGAGCCGGCGCCGCCGCCGATGACCTCGGCCAGCTGCGGGGCCGCGGTGTTGCCCGCCTTGTTGGCGGCGGTGAGCGCCTCGGGCTTGATCAGGGCGGCGGCGCCGAAGCCGAGCGCGATGGTCATCAGGTAGAAGACGCCGATGATGCCGATCGCCCAGTTCACCGACTTCCGGGCGGCCTTGGCGGTGGGGACGGTGTAGAAGCGGATCAGGATGTGCGGCAGGCCCGCGGTGCCCAGGACGAGGGCGAGGCCCAGCGAGATGAAGTCGATCTTCGAGGTGGCGGTGGCGCCGTATTTGAGGCCCGGTTGCAGGAAGGCGGCGCCCTTGCCGCTGTTCTCGGCCGCCTTGCCCAGCAGCGCGGAGAGGTTGAAGTCGAACTTGAGGGCCACCAGGAAGGTGATCAGCAGGGTGCCGGCGATCAGCAGGACCGCCTTGACCATCTGGACCCAGGTGGTGCCCTTCATCCCGCCGATGGTGACGTAGAGGATCATCACGATGCCGACGAGGACGACGACGAGGATCTTGCCCGCCTCGCTGGTGATGCCCAGGAGCAGGGTGACCAGGGCGCCGGCGCCGGCCATCTGGGCGAGCAGGTAGAAGATCGAGACGACGATGGTGGAGGTGCCGGCGGCCGTGCGGACGGGGCGCTGGCGCATGCGGTAGGCCAGGACGTCGCCCATGGTGAATCGGCCGGAGTTGCGCAGGGGTTCGGCCACCAGGAGCAGGGCGACGAGCCAGGCGACGAGGAAGCCGATGGAGTAGAGGAAGCCGTCGTAGCCGAAGAGGGCGATGGCGCCGGCGATGCCGAGGAAGGACGCGGCGGACATGTAGTCGCCGGAGAGGGCCAGGCCGTTCTGGAAGCCGCTGAACCGGCGGCCGCCGGCGTAGAAGTCCTCCGCGCCACGGGTCTGGCGGCCCGCCCATACGGTGATGGCCAGGGTGGCGGCGACGAAGACCGCGAAGAGGCTGATGATCAGGGGTCGGTGCGCGCCCGCCGGGCCGGCCGCGAGCTGCTGGACGAAGGTCATGCGCCGGCCTCCAGGCGGGACTTGAGGGCCTCGGCCTTGGGGTCGAGCGCGGCGGCGGCGTGCCGGGAGTACCACCAGGCGATCAGGAAGGTGGTGGCGAACTGGGCGATGCCCAGGACGAAGGCGACGTTGAGGTGGCCGAGGACCGGGGTGGCCATGAAGCCGCCGGCGTAGCTCGACAGCAGGACGTACACCAGGTACCAGAGGAGGAAGCCGAGGGTGAGCGGGAAGGCGAACGAGCGGTGGGCGCGGCGCAGTTCGGCGAATTCCGCGCTCGACTGCACCTGGCGGTAGTCGGGCGGTTCATGCGTCCCGGTGTCGGTGGTGGGTACGGCGCTCACGGGTCTCCTGACGCGAAGGGGGTGGGTGTTACGCCCGAGAATAAGGCTCGGATAAGTGACGTGGATCACGCATCGTAGAGCCGCGGGTCACGATCCGACAGGGGGCGGTTACGGGATTCCGCGAAGCACCGAACCCGCGAAGAAAATCGGAGGAATACGGGCGGGGCCGCGACCGGTGCGGCGGCGTTTCGTTGGGCCGGGCGTGACTGTGCCGCCCACGCAGACCCCGAAGCCGTCCGACCCCCGCCGGCACCCCTACGGCAGCATCCGGCTGCCCGCCCCGCTCGCCGCCCCGGTGGCGAAGCGCCCGGCCGGGCCGCGGCTGCGCCGCTGGTGCGACCCCCGCGTCGCGCTGCCGCCGCTCAGCATCGCCGCCCTGCGGCGCGACCTCTGACGCCGCCGTGGCGCGCGGCCCCGCCGCGGCCCCGAGGCCACCCCGAAACGGCCCCGCCGCATCCCTGACGTGACGTCAATTTTCCGTCCCTGACGGGTTTTTTCCGGTTTCCATTGCTACCCCTCGCTGATCGCCGATAACTTCACGTCGCATTGCTTCCGCCCGTGCGCAACCCCGTGCACGGGCGGTCTCACGGATGATGTGGAGTACCCATGGCTCATCCCCGTTCCAGACGCTCGCGGCTGCTGGCCCTGCCGCTCGGACTCGCCCTGACGGCGTCTCTCGGCTTCCTTCCGGGCGCGGCCACCGCCGCACCGAAGGACGCCGCCGCGGCCCCGGCCGACGGCCCGCTGCTGTCGTACGTCGTGAACGCCACCCCGGGCCACACCGTGCTCGGCGGCGTGGAGAAGGCGATATCCAAGGCCGGCGGGAAGGTGGTCATCGCCCATGAGCGCATCGGCGTGATCGTCGTCCACTCGGCCAACCCCCGCTTCGCCGAAACGATGCGCACCGTGCCGGGCGTCCAGTCGGCGGGCGCGACCCGTACCGCGCCGCTCAAGGCGACCGGCACCACCGACGTCGGCAAGCCGCAGAAGATCGAACGGCTGTCGGCGTCCCAGCTCAGGGCGGTGACGGCGGCGGCGAAGGCGAACGGCCAGGAGCCGCTCGAACCGCTCCAGTGGGATCTGCCCGCCATCAAGGCCGACCAGGCCGCGAAGATCGACCCCGGCAGCCGCAAGGTCACCGTCGGCATCATCGACACCGGCGTGGACGACACCCACCCGGACCTGAAGGCCAACTTCTCCGCCAAGCAGTCCGCCAACTGCGTGGGCGGCGTGGCCGATACGTCCCCGGGCTCATGGCGCCCCTGGGACCCGGACGAGGACTACCACGGCACCCATGTCGCGGGCACGATCGCCGCGGCCCGCAACGGCGTGGGCGTGGCCGGGGTCGCGCCGGGCGTGAAGATCTCCGCCATCAAGGTCAGCGAGCCCAAGACGGCCATGTTCTACGCCGAGAGCGTGGTGTGCGCCTTCGTCTTCGCGGCCGACCACGGCATCGCGGTCACCAACAACAGCTATTACGTCGACCCGTGGATGTTCAACTGCAAGGATGACGCCGATCAGGCCGCGATCATTGACGCGGTCGGGCGGGCCGCGAAGTACGCCCAGAGCAAGGGCGTCCTCAATGTGGCCGCGGCGGGCAACTCCAATCTGGACCTCGCGGCCGACAAGCTCCCTGACGCCACCAGCCCCGACGACTCCACGCCCGTCACCCGCACCGTCAACCCCAAGACCTGCTGGGACGTGCCCACCCAGCTGCCGGGCACGGTGACCGTCGCGGCGACCGGGGTGCACAACGCCAAGTCGTACTACTCGAACTACGGCCTGGGCCAGATCGATGTGGCGGCGCCCGGCGGCGATGCGAAGCAGGTGCCCGAACTGCCCGCCAAGAACGGCAACATCCTCTCCACCGTGCCGGGTGGCGACTGGGCCTATCTGGCGGGTACGTCCATGGCCACCCCGCATGTCGCCGGTGTGGCGGCGCTGCTGAAGAGCACGCACCCCGCGTCGAGCCCGCAGGAGATCCAGTGGCTGCTCAAGGAGCAGGCGGACAACCCCGGCTGCCCCACGGGTGACGCCACCTGCACCGGCACCAAGCACCTCAACAGCCACTTCGGCTACGGCATCGTCGATGCGCTGGCCGCCGTGAAGAAGTAGGCCGGGCGGTAACGGAAGCAGGTCAGGCGGTAACTGCCGTGGGGGGCCGGTCGGTTGGCCGCCCGGTCCCCTGCGGCTTCCCGCCTCCCGCGGCCGCGCGGAGCACGCCCTCGGCCAGCGCGGCCTGCGCCGCCGCGTAGGTGAGCATGATCCAGAACTGCGGGAGCGGCGGCTGCGGCCAGTGGGCGATGCCGCCAGCGATCAGGGTGTCGGAGAGCAGGAAGAGCAGCCCGCCGGCCGCCGCCCAGGGCCCCGCCCGCAGCGCCCCGAAGGCCATCGCGGTCAGCAGCAGGCTGTAGCCGGCCACCGGGACGCGCAGGGCGGCCGGGAGGTCCGGCCACAGCAGGGCGACGGTGGCGGCCAGGACCACCGCGTAGCCGCCGCCGAGGGCCCCCGTACGGGCCCGTCCGCCCGGCGGAGTGCCGTGCCGCGCGCACAGGACCAGGTAGCACAGGTGGCCCGCGGCGAACGAGCCCATCCCGACCAGAAAGACGGTGCCGCCGCCGATCTGGAGGAAGGTGTCGCCGCCGCACCCGAAGAGCAGCGCAGCGACCAGCAGCGGCGGTCCCCCGCGGGCCAGGACGGCGGCCGCGAGCACCGGCATCAGCGCGGGTTTGGTGAGCTGGGCGAGGGTGGCGGCGCCGGTGAGCAGGGCGGTGAGATGGACGACGGCGAGCGCGGCGAAGGCGCCGAGCAGCGGGCCCACCGCCCGGGGCCACCGGGCCGTCACGCGACGCTCTCCCCCACCGGGGCGGCGGCGGTCTCCTGGGCCGCGGACCGGTCGGCCGGCTGCCAGCCCGGCCCGCGGAAGATCCGCCCGGCCCGCTCGCGCCAGCTGTGCGCGGCCCGGATGTCGCGGGCGATGGCGGCGTACTCGTGGGTGGCCACCCGCAGCGGGTTGAAGGTGTCGATGTTCTTGGTGAGGCCGTAGACGGGCCGCTCGGTCTCCGCGACGAACGAGCCGAAGAGCCGGTCCCAGACGATCAGGATCCCGCCGAAGTTGCGGTCCAGATAGCCGCCCTGCGAGGCGTGGTGCACCCGGTGGTGCGAGGGCGTGTTGAACACGAACTCGAGCGGGCGGGGCAGTTTGTCGATCCGTTCGGTGTGCACCCAGAACTGGTAGACGAGGTTGGCGCCGGAGGTGAAGGCGATGGCGGCCGGGTGCACGCCGACGGCGACCAGGGGGACGTAGAACGGCCAGACCGTCCAGGTCGTCCAGGGCTGGCGCAGCGCGGTGGTGAGGTTGAACTTCCTGCTGGAGTGGTGGACCACGTGGCAGGCCCACAGGATGCGGATGACGTGGTGGCCGCGGTGCGACCAGTAGTAGAAGAAGTCCTGGGCGAGCAGCAGCAGCGGCAGCGTCCACCACACCACCGGGATGCGCAGCGGGGTCAGTTCGTAGACCGCGGCGTAGATCGCGACGATGGGTATCTTCCACAGCGCGTCGAAGACGAGGCTGCCCAGGCCCATACCGACGCTGGTGGCCGCGTCCTTGGCCTCGTAGCCCTCCGCGTCCTCGTCGGGATGCAGGCGATAGCTCACCATCTCCACGACGGTGAGCAGGACGAAGGCCGGTACGGACCACAACACGACATCGGGCAGGTGCGGCATGCCCCGCACCATAGAGGCGGTGGCGGGGGCACCGCTAGAGGTTGTTACCGAGAAGTATGTGAGACGGACCGTCAGCTGCGCGGGCCCGCCCCACACGGGATTACCGTCGGTAGCCGCCCGCCGGGCTCACCACACCCGTACCGACCCGCCCGGTGCGAACGCCGGGCTCGTGGCGTCCGCGGGGATCTTCTCCAGCGGCTCGGCGATCTCGGCGGCCGTCGGGCCGACGCGGGCCGCGATCGGGGCCAGGCGGTCGAGGTCGAAGCCGTAGACACGGGCCGCGTTGCCGCCGAGCAGGGCGGCGACCTCGTCGGTCGGCAGAGCGGCGTAGGCCAGGCGCAGCGCCTCGCGGGAGTAGGGGGCGGTGCCCTCGTCGTGCGGGTAGTCGCTGCCCCACATGATCTTGTCGAGGCCGATGCGGTGGCGCAGCGGGACCTCGTGCGGGCGCATGAAGCTGGCACCGACGTAGCAGTGGTCGCGCCAGATGGCGGCCGGGCGCTCGCCCATGGTCGCGGCCAGACCGGCGCCGAACCGGGCCTCGGCGGTGGCCGCGCGGGTCGCGGACGCCACCAGGCGGTCGTGGTAGTAGTCCAGCATGTCCAGAACGCCCGGGATCCAGCCGGAGCCCTGTTCGGTGAGGACGAGCCGGAGGCCGGGATGGCGGCGGAAGGCGCCGCCGAAGACCAGATGCCACAGGGCGCGGTGGGAGAACCAGGTCGTCTCGACCATGAAGACGGCCCGGGCGGCGGGTTCCTCGCCCAGCGGCGGGGAGGCCGAGCCGCCGTGGTGGTTGACCGGGACGTCCAGGTCGGCGCAGGCAGCCCAGAGGGGGTCGTAGACCTCGCTGTGGAGTTCGGGCAGGCCCGAGCCGGGCGGGGTGCCGGGCAGCAGGATGCCGCCGGTCAGGCCCGCTTCCTTGATGCGGCGCACCTCCCGTACGGCCTCGTCCACGTCGTTGAGGAGGATCTGCGCGACGCCCGCCCGGCGGCCCGGGGCCTGGGCGCAGAAGTCGGCGAGCCAGCGGTTGTGGGCGCGCAGGCCCGCCCAGCGCCGTTCGAACTCCTCGCGGGTGGCGGGGGCCGGGGCCATCAGGGACGCGCTGGGGAAGAACGGCGGGATGGTGTTGGGGAAGACGACCTCGGCGACGATGCCGTCCGCCTCCTGCTCGGCCAGCCGGCGCTGCGAGTTCCAGTTGCGGTCGGCGGTGTCGGCGAGGAGGTCCTCGTGCGGATTGACGTAGGTGGCGGCCCAGGCGTCGAAGGCGTCGTGGTGGCGGGATTCCAGGTACGGCTTGTAGTCGAGGAGGTCGGCGCCGGCGTGGCAGTCGGCGGAGATGACGGTGTAGCGGTCGGTCATGGGGTCACCCCTAGCATCGGGAAGTCGTGGTCGGTCAGCCAGTGCCGGCCCACCTCGCGCGAGCGCGCCCAGGTGGCCTCGACGGGCAACTGGTCGGCGCTCTGGCCGAGTTCGGCGGGGGTGGGGCCGATCCGGCGGGCCAGTGGGGCCAGTGCGGCGGTGTCGAAGCCGAAGACCTCGGCCGCCGACTCGCCGAGCATCCGTCGGGTCTCGGCCACCGGGATGTCGTGGAAGGTCTTCTTCAGCCAGCCGCGGGTGTCGGGCCAGGTGCCCTCGGGGTGCGGGAAGTCGCTGCCCCACAGGATGTTGTCGACGCCGATCTCGTAGCGCTGGGCGAGTTCGCGGCGTTTGGTGTTGGTGGCGCAGACGAAGATCTGGCGGTCGAGGTACTCGTGCGGGGGCCGCTTGAGTCCGGCGAACGGGGAGAGCTTCTTGCCGCCGTGCGCGCCCAGGTAGAGGCGGTCCATGAACCACAGCAGATTCGGCAGCCACCAGCAGCCGGACTCCGCGACCCCGAACGTGAGGCCCGGGTGGCGTTCGAAGACCCCGGACCACAGCAGGAACCACAGCGGACGGGCCGGCCACCAGGTCACCTCGGAGACGAAGATGCCCAGGTGGTCGCCGTATTCGTGGCGGGGCGACGCTCCGGAGTGGGTGAGGACCGGCATACCGCACTCGGCGGCCGCCGCCCAGACGGGGTCGTAACGGCGGTCGTGGTAGGGCTCCTTGTCGACCCACATGGCGGGGATCATCAGGGCGCCCAGCCCGGACTCCTTGGCGCGGTGGATCTCGGCGACCACCTTGTCGGGTTCGGCGGTGACGGGCAACAGCGCGACGCCGCAGTGCCGTTCGGGGTGTGCGGAGACGAAGTCGGCGAGCCAGCGGTTGTGCGCGCGGGCGCCCGCCATGCCCAGGTCGGGGTCCTGGTCGCCGGACAGGCCCAGGCCCACGCCGAAGGGGGCGGCCGTTTGGCTGTCGACGGCGTCGGCGTCCGGGAAGACGACCTCGGCGGCCACCCCGTCCCCGTCGAGTTCCTTGATCCGCTGGGCGGGGTCCCAGCCGCCGCGCAGGCCCTCCTCGTGGTCCCGGAACCACCTCGCGGCGAAGCCCTCGTTACGGATGCCGAGGCGGGTGGCCGCCTCCCGGCGGGCGTCGCGCTGGCCCAGGAAGTCGTCGAAGGCGCGGTGGAAGCGGGTGTCGAGGTAGGGCCGGTACTCCTCGGTGGGCAGGCCGGCGTGGCAGTCGGAGGAGATGATCAGGTACGGGTCGTTCTGCTCAGCCATCACACGTCCCTCAGTCGAGAATGAAGCTCTCCAGGTACGCCGGGTTCTCGCGCTCCAGCATGGAGGTGGACCTGGCCTTGATCTGCTGGTCGCTGTGCTCGCTCGCGGGCAGCAGCCAGAAGCGGTCCCTCGTGATCCCCTCCGCCACGAAGTCCGCGACCTCCTCGACCGGTGTGAACTCGACCTCCCGGCCCGCCTCCTTCATCGCCGACTCCCACTGGGCGAGGCTGCGGTACGGGGTCTTACGGGGCCGCTCCTTGGCGTACCGGTCGGGCCGGTTGCGGTGCGACTCCCACAGCCCGGTGCGCAGCATGTGGGGCCCGGGGAAGAGCACGGAGGCGCCCACGCGCGCGCGTTCCGCCTTCAGGTGCGCGTACAGGGACTCGGTCATCGTCACGACGGCCGCCTTGGTGACCGCGTACACGGAGGCGGTGGGCAGCGGGGCGATGCCGCCGTCGCTGGAGGACGTGTTGACGACATGGCCCGGCTCGCCGCCATCGATCATGCGGGGCAGGAACGCCTGGATGCCGTGGAAGACGCCCCACACGTTGACCTCGAAGGCCCACTTCCAGTCGTTGGGTTCGTGCTGCCACATGCGGCCCTCGGCGCCCGAGCCGACGCCCGCGTTGTTGCACAGGACGTGGACGGCGCCGAACTTCGCGTACGTCGCGTCGGCGAGGTCCATCACCTGCTGCCGGTCGCCGACGTCGACCACGCGCGCGTGCACCACGGCCCCGTCCTCGCGGAGCCCGGCGGCGGCCTTCTCCAGGGCGCGCTCCTCGACGTCCGCGAGCACGACCTTCAGGCCGCTCGCCGCGAACCGGCGCACCAGGGCGAGCCCGATGCCGCCGGCCGCTCCGGTGACGACGGCGACCTGTCCGGCTTCGAGCCGCATCAGGCGCTCCCCTCGGGCGGCCCGTCGAGGATCTGCTGCGGGTCGTCGTAGCGCTGGTGGATGTAGGGCATGAGCGCCTGCGCGCTGACCCGTTCGACGACCCTGCCCTTCTGGTCGGTGGTCTTCTCGCCGATGGTGATCCCGACGACGGTACGGACGGGCAGGTCGGCGATCGGGTCGTACATGGACTCGCGCAGCACCACGTCGCCGGTGATCTGCTCCAGCTTGCGGACCTTCTCGTTGCGCACGCAGTGCACCAGGACCGGATCCGCGTCGAAACCCGAACCGTCCACCGCAGGCAGGAACTTGAAGTAGAAGTCGGTCTTCTGCGCGGGCTCGGGCAGCGGCAGCGGGCCGCTGACGGCACCGCGCACCTCCACAAAGGCGATGCCGTGCCGCGCGAGCGCCGCCCGCACCGCGAGCCCGTCGCGCTCCACCTCCACCTCGCCGAGCTTCTTCGGCTCGCCGAAGACCTCGCGGCCGCCGATCAGGGCCCGCTCGTGGGTCATCGGCATCACGAGCGGATACCAGCCCTCGACGCCGCCGTGCTCGGCGGCGACGGCGACCGAGCCCGCGCCCAGGGGGTAGCCGGGCAGGTCGACCTTGCTGATGTTGGCCCGGACCAGGGGGCGGGCGGTGGGTTCGAGCGGCGGCGGCAGGACGGCCGCGACCGCGTCCGGATCGGTCTCCCAGACGGCCACCACGCCGGTGGACCAGATGTCGGGAAGCTGGCCGCTCGCGGTGCGCGCGGCGGCGATCTCCGCCTCGGTGCGCGCGGCGTAGCGGATGCGTGCCATGTCGTACCGCCCTTCGTCGTGGGGACTCGCGGGGGTCGTGCCAGGCTCTGTAACACTGTTACACCGAGGCGCGCGAAGGGTAAAGGGCCTTGTGCGCAAGGGAGTTGCCGGGGTAGAGGGAGACCATGACACGTACCGCGCTGACCGGCGAAGAGGTGCTGACGGCGGCCGCCCGGCTGGTGCGGGCGCACGGCCCCGGGGCGCTGACGATGCGCCGGCTCGCCACGGAGCTGGGCACCGCCGTCACCTCCATCTACTGGCACGTCGGCAACCGCGAGTCGCTGCTGGACGCCCTGGTGGCCCGCACCGTCCAGGAGATGGGCGCGATCCGCCCGGTGGGCGCGACACCGCACGCCCGGATCGTCTCGGTGGCCCGCGCCCTGCGCACCGCGCTGCGCGAGCGGCCGCATCTGATCGCGATGGTGCACGAACGCGGCCTGACGGAGCGGATGTTCTGGCCCGCGCAGCAGGCGCTGGTCCACGAGGCGCACGCCGCCGGGCTGCGCGGCGAGCTCGCGGCCGAGGCGGTACGGGCGGTGCAGTTCCAGGTGGTCGGCTACGTCCTGACCGAGCGCAACCGGGAGCGGTCACCGCAGCAGCGCCCCAGCGAGGGCGAGCTGTGGGACGCGCCCGGCGCCGGGGACGATCCGGCGCTGGCCCGCGCGCTGGCCGCTCCGGCCGACACCGAACGGCTCTTTCAGGTCTCACTCGATGCGCTGGTGGGCTCGCTGCTGGCACCGGGCGACGATGTGGTGAAAGCCCCATAGCGGCCGGATCCGGACGACCGCGGTGCGGTGGCTGTCAGTGGCGGCCCGTATCCTCAGTGACCATGCTCGAAGACCGCATGGCAGCAGCGCCCTCGATCACGCCCGCGATCGGGCCGCAGCCGGGCCCGCAGACGCCGCCGGATGCCTGGCCCGAGGGATATCCCCAGGGGTATGCGGTGGTCGACGTGGAGACCACCGGCCTGGCCCGCGACGACCGGATCATCTCCGCCGCGGTGTACCAACTCGACGCCCGCGGCGAGGTCCAGGACCACTGGTACACCCTGGTCAATCCGCAGCGGGACCCGGGCCCGGTGTGGATCCACGGTCTGACGAGCGAGGTGCTGGCCGGGGCGCCGCTCTTCCCGGACGTCGTCCCCGAGCTCTCGCGGCGCCTGGCGGACCGGGTGCTGGTCGCGCACAACGCCATGTTCGACTGGTCGATGCTCGCCCGCGAGTACGCCCGCGCCCGGGCGACCGCCCCGGTGCGCCAGCGGCTGTGCACCATCGCGCTGTCCAAGGAGCTGCGGCTGCCGCTGCCCAACCACAAGCTGGAGTCCCTGGCGGCCCATTACGGCGTCGTCCAGGAACGCGCCCACCACGCCCTGGACGACGCCCGGGTGCTGGCCGAGGCGTTCCGCCCCAGCCTGCGCCGGGCCGCCCGGGAGAAGCTGCGGCTGCCGCTGCTGACCTGCCAGCCGCTGACGGAGTGGTCGGACTCCCCCGCCGCCCGGCCGCAGTCCGCGACGGCGTACCGCCCCACCTCCTGGCGGCCGTCCCGCAAGCGGCCCGCGTGCCCGTATCCCAACCCGGGGCGCTATGTGGCGGGCGGACCGCTCGTCCAGGGCATGCGGGTCGCCTTCTCCGGGGACACCTCCGTCGACCGCGAGCTGCTGGAGGACCGGGCCGCCGAGGCCGGGCTGCACGTCGCCACCAGCCTGTCCCGGCTGACCAGCCTGCTGGTCACCAACGACCCCGACTCCCGCACGTCGAAAACCGCCAAGGCCGCCCAGTTCGGCACGGTCGTCGTCGACGAGGCCGCCTTCATGCAGCTGCTCCAGGACGTCCGGCCGGCGCCGGGAGCGGGCCCGGCGGCCTCCTCGGATGCGGCGCCTGCGTCCGGGTGAAGCCCGGCCAACACACCCGTTCGCAGCGCGTGTGGCGGCGGGGACACCCGCACCCTGTGGCGCATGGCACGTTGTGAGGTCTGCGGAAACGACTACGGCATGACGTTCGAGGTGCACGCGCAGGGCGCGGTGCACGTCTTCGACTGCTTCTCCTGCGCCATCCACCGCATGGCGCCGATCTGTGAGCACTGCCGGTGCCAGATCATCGGCCAGGGCGTCGAGGCCGACGGGCACTTCTACTGCGGTGCGCACTGCGCCCGCTCGGAGGGGAAGGTGGGCATCGTCGACAGAGTCTGAGACCACCCCCGTGTCCCCGACCGCCCCCACCATCCGACGGTTTCCGGCCCCCGGCAGGACCCCCTGCCCGGGGGCCTTCGCACGCCAGGTACGGTCGATGCCGTGTACCGCTTCCTGTTGTCCCGGCAGTGGGTGATCCTCACCCTCTTGGGCCTCGTGCTGATCCCCATCATGATCAAGCTGGGCTTCTGGCAGCTGCACCGCCATGAGCACAAGGTGGCGCAGAACGCGCTGATCGCCGGCAATCTGGCCGCCCGGCCCGTCCCGGTCACCGAGCTCACCGCCCCCGGGCACACGGTCCCGCACGACGACATGTGGCGCCGGGTCACCGCCACCGGCACCTACGACGCCGCGCACGAGGTCGTGGTCCGCCAGCGCACCGCGGCCGACGAGCAGAGCATCGGCTACTACGTCCTGACCCCGCTCCGGCTCGCCGGCGGCAAGGACGTCCTGGTCAACCGCGGCTGGATCTCGGCGGGCAACGATCTGACGAAGTTCCCGTACGTGCCCCCGACGCCCAAGGGCGAGGTGACCGTCACCGGTCGGCTCATGGCCGATGAGACCACCGCGGCCAGCGGCATCAAGAACACCAAGGGCCTGCCGGCCCGCCAGGTCATGCTGATCAACAGCAAGCAGATGGCCGGGCGGCTGGCGCAGCCGGTGCTCGGCGGCTACATCGAGCAGACCGGCCCGAACCCGCCCGGCGGCAAGCCCGAGCTGGTGCCCGAGCCGGACCACGACAGCATCGGCCCGCATATGGCCTACGCCGTCCAGTGGTGGCTGTTCGCGGCGGGGGTTCCGGTCGGCTGGGTCATCCTCGTACGCCGTGAGCGCCGCGACCGCGCGGAGGCGGCGGCCAAGGAGGCCGAGGCGGCCGCAGAGCCCGCGGAGACCGAAGGGGCCGAGGAGGCCGGGGAGCCCGTAGCCCGGACAGCCGCCACCGTCGACTAACGGCCACACCGGGCGGGAAAGCGCCCTGAGTGCACCCACGTATCGAGGACTATGCGCTCATCGGCGATCTCCAGACCGCCGCCCTCGTCGGCCGCGACGGCTCCATCGACTGGCTGTGCCTGCCCCGCTTCGACTCCGGCGCCTGCTTCGCCGCCCTCCTCGGCGGCAAGGACAACGGCCACTGGGGCCTGGCCCCCACCTCCCCCGACGTCCGCGCCGAGCGCTCCTACCGCGGCGACTCCCTCGTCCTGGACACCCTCTGGCACACCCCCGACGGCACCGTACGGGTCACCGACTTCATGCCGCACCGCGACCGCGCGCCCGACGTCGTACGGATCGTCGAGGGCCTGAGCGGCAGCGTCGCCATGCGCGGGGTGCTGCGGCTGCGGTTCGACTACGGATGGGTGGTCCCCTGGGTGCGGGCCGCCGAGGGCAGCCGGGTGGCGATCGCCGGACCCGATTCGGTGTGGCTGCGCACGCCGGAGCGCTCCCGCACCTACGGCAAGGACTTCAGCACCCGCTCCGACTTCACCGTCGCCGCGGGCGAACGCGCCGCCTTCGTCCTGACCTGGCACCCCTCCCAGGAGCGCCGCCCCTTCCAGATCGACCCCTTCGAGGCGCTGGAGACCACCCTGGAGGACTGGTACGCCTGGTCGGCGCGCTGCCGCTACAACGGCCCGTAC is a genomic window of Streptomyces gilvosporeus containing:
- a CDS encoding SURF1 family protein, with amino-acid sequence MYRFLLSRQWVILTLLGLVLIPIMIKLGFWQLHRHEHKVAQNALIAGNLAARPVPVTELTAPGHTVPHDDMWRRVTATGTYDAAHEVVVRQRTAADEQSIGYYVLTPLRLAGGKDVLVNRGWISAGNDLTKFPYVPPTPKGEVTVTGRLMADETTAASGIKNTKGLPARQVMLINSKQMAGRLAQPVLGGYIEQTGPNPPGGKPELVPEPDHDSIGPHMAYAVQWWLFAAGVPVGWVILVRRERRDRAEAAAKEAEAAAEPAETEGAEEAGEPVARTAATVD
- a CDS encoding SDR family NAD(P)-dependent oxidoreductase, producing the protein MRLEAGQVAVVTGAAGGIGLALVRRFAASGLKVVLADVEERALEKAAAGLREDGAVVHARVVDVGDRQQVMDLADATYAKFGAVHVLCNNAGVGSGAEGRMWQHEPNDWKWAFEVNVWGVFHGIQAFLPRMIDGGEPGHVVNTSSSDGGIAPLPTASVYAVTKAAVVTMTESLYAHLKAERARVGASVLFPGPHMLRTGLWESHRNRPDRYAKERPRKTPYRSLAQWESAMKEAGREVEFTPVEEVADFVAEGITRDRFWLLPASEHSDQQIKARSTSMLERENPAYLESFILD
- a CDS encoding DEDDh family exonuclease encodes the protein MLEDRMAAAPSITPAIGPQPGPQTPPDAWPEGYPQGYAVVDVETTGLARDDRIISAAVYQLDARGEVQDHWYTLVNPQRDPGPVWIHGLTSEVLAGAPLFPDVVPELSRRLADRVLVAHNAMFDWSMLAREYARARATAPVRQRLCTIALSKELRLPLPNHKLESLAAHYGVVQERAHHALDDARVLAEAFRPSLRRAAREKLRLPLLTCQPLTEWSDSPAARPQSATAYRPTSWRPSRKRPACPYPNPGRYVAGGPLVQGMRVAFSGDTSVDRELLEDRAAEAGLHVATSLSRLTSLLVTNDPDSRTSKTAKAAQFGTVVVDEAAFMQLLQDVRPAPGAGPAASSDAAPASG
- a CDS encoding amidohydrolase family protein, which translates into the protein MAEQNDPYLIISSDCHAGLPTEEYRPYLDTRFHRAFDDFLGQRDARREAATRLGIRNEGFAARWFRDHEEGLRGGWDPAQRIKELDGDGVAAEVVFPDADAVDSQTAAPFGVGLGLSGDQDPDLGMAGARAHNRWLADFVSAHPERHCGVALLPVTAEPDKVVAEIHRAKESGLGALMIPAMWVDKEPYHDRRYDPVWAAAAECGMPVLTHSGASPRHEYGDHLGIFVSEVTWWPARPLWFLLWSGVFERHPGLTFGVAESGCWWLPNLLWFMDRLYLGAHGGKKLSPFAGLKRPPHEYLDRQIFVCATNTKRRELAQRYEIGVDNILWGSDFPHPEGTWPDTRGWLKKTFHDIPVAETRRMLGESAAEVFGFDTAALAPLARRIGPTPAELGQSADQLPVEATWARSREVGRHWLTDHDFPMLGVTP
- a CDS encoding TetR/AcrR family transcriptional regulator; this translates as MTRTALTGEEVLTAAARLVRAHGPGALTMRRLATELGTAVTSIYWHVGNRESLLDALVARTVQEMGAIRPVGATPHARIVSVARALRTALRERPHLIAMVHERGLTERMFWPAQQALVHEAHAAGLRGELAAEAVRAVQFQVVGYVLTERNRERSPQQRPSEGELWDAPGAGDDPALARALAAPADTERLFQVSLDALVGSLLAPGDDVVKAP
- a CDS encoding acetoacetate decarboxylase family protein, which translates into the protein MARIRYAARTEAEIAAARTASGQLPDIWSTGVVAVWETDPDAVAAVLPPPLEPTARPLVRANISKVDLPGYPLGAGSVAVAAEHGGVEGWYPLVMPMTHERALIGGREVFGEPKKLGEVEVERDGLAVRAALARHGIAFVEVRGAVSGPLPLPEPAQKTDFYFKFLPAVDGSGFDADPVLVHCVRNEKVRKLEQITGDVVLRESMYDPIADLPVRTVVGITIGEKTTDQKGRVVERVSAQALMPYIHQRYDDPQQILDGPPEGSA